The Pyrococcus kukulkanii genome contains a region encoding:
- a CDS encoding adenosine-specific kinase: protein MVRIEVIDIEKPEGVEVIIGQGNFSIFTVDDLARALLTTVPGIKFGIAMNEAKPQLTRYTGNDPELEKLAAKNAVKIGAGHVFVILMKNAYPINVLNIIKNHPAVAMIYGASENPFQVIIAETELGRAVIGVVDGKAANKIETEEQKKERRELVEKIGYKID from the coding sequence ATGGTGAGGATTGAAGTCATTGATATAGAGAAACCAGAAGGTGTTGAAGTAATTATAGGCCAAGGTAATTTCTCGATATTCACAGTAGATGACTTAGCTAGAGCCCTTTTAACTACCGTTCCTGGGATAAAGTTTGGTATCGCAATGAATGAAGCTAAGCCTCAACTTACAAGGTATACCGGAAACGACCCAGAACTTGAAAAGTTAGCGGCAAAGAACGCCGTTAAGATAGGAGCAGGGCACGTCTTCGTGATTCTCATGAAGAACGCCTACCCAATAAATGTGCTGAATATCATAAAGAATCATCCAGCAGTTGCAATGATTTACGGAGCAAGCGAAAATCCATTCCAAGTTATAATAGCTGAGACCGAGCTTGGGAGAGCAGTAATTGGTGTCGTTGATGGAAAAGCAGCAAATAAGATAGAGACCGAAGAACAGAAGAAAGAGAGAAGAGAGCTTGTTGAAAAGATCGGATACAAAATAGACTGA
- a CDS encoding winged helix-turn-helix domain-containing protein, with protein sequence MAPIDQTELEWLLDILNKYPRESLRKISKKEGIEYYRLKRTYDKYYGKYVFVSAVYNIVKLGLKSYVAFLSVPKVELSSRALELLKNPFVAHITPIFGFKNGIQAILHIPVEQEKYIPEMLSKYSSDFEFYEVWSRERKEKVKFGKWNYSYEYAVLMDILKVDARTPMKELEILLGKKRPTIKFMINKLIKDGVIVGFYAYAEHLEPVYDRSFIGIAGDIDINEFLEKFRDIEIKVGVLKPKGYYLEWFFSSKDDMGSKILEFSPYVEKLAIGYLDMFRDLNNEHLKTRFSRMVRKDGKGYRSILEF encoded by the coding sequence ATGGCCCCCATTGATCAAACTGAGCTCGAGTGGCTACTAGATATTCTCAATAAATACCCCCGAGAAAGCCTTAGAAAAATTTCTAAAAAAGAGGGGATAGAATATTATCGTCTCAAAAGGACATATGATAAGTACTACGGAAAGTACGTGTTTGTTAGTGCTGTATACAATATAGTAAAGCTTGGGCTCAAAAGTTATGTTGCTTTTCTCTCTGTACCAAAAGTTGAACTTTCAAGTAGGGCTCTTGAGCTACTAAAGAATCCCTTTGTTGCTCATATAACCCCAATATTTGGTTTCAAAAATGGAATACAAGCTATATTGCATATTCCTGTTGAGCAGGAAAAATACATTCCGGAGATGCTCTCGAAGTATTCTAGCGATTTTGAATTCTATGAGGTGTGGTCAAGAGAGAGAAAAGAAAAAGTAAAATTCGGAAAATGGAACTATTCATATGAATATGCCGTTCTCATGGACATCCTAAAGGTGGACGCTAGAACGCCTATGAAAGAGCTTGAGATATTACTTGGGAAAAAGAGGCCAACGATAAAATTTATGATTAACAAGTTAATTAAAGACGGCGTCATAGTAGGCTTTTACGCGTATGCAGAGCATCTTGAACCAGTATATGATAGATCCTTCATAGGAATAGCTGGTGACATAGATATCAATGAATTCTTGGAGAAATTTAGGGACATTGAAATAAAGGTAGGGGTTTTAAAGCCGAAGGGGTATTACCTGGAATGGTTTTTCTCATCTAAGGACGATATGGGTAGTAAAATCCTAGAGTTTAGCCCTTATGTAGAGAAACTTGCAATAGGATACTTGGATATGTTTAGAGACTTAAATAATGAGCACTTAAAGACAAGGTTCTCGAGAATGGTAAGAAAAGATGGTAAAGGATATAGATCAATCCTAGAGTTTTAG
- a CDS encoding DUF5748 family protein: protein MNSEVIKEFLEDIGADYIELEGEIHLEPKVFYEVWKYVGEPELKTYIIEDEIVEPGEYDPPEMKYTEAKKIKIKKVYFETLDNVKVVTDYSEFQKILREMRG, encoded by the coding sequence ATGAATTCTGAAGTAATTAAGGAGTTCTTAGAGGACATTGGCGCAGATTACATTGAGCTCGAGGGAGAGATACACCTCGAGCCTAAAGTTTTCTATGAGGTTTGGAAGTACGTAGGAGAGCCAGAACTAAAAACTTACATAATCGAGGACGAAATTGTGGAACCAGGAGAGTATGATCCTCCGGAAATGAAGTACACTGAAGCAAAGAAGATAAAGATTAAGAAAGTCTACTTCGAGACACTTGATAATGTAAAAGTTGTAACTGATTACTCCGAGTTCCAGAAGATACTAAGAGAAATGAGGGGCTAA